In Lolium rigidum isolate FL_2022 chromosome 7, APGP_CSIRO_Lrig_0.1, whole genome shotgun sequence, the DNA window ATGTTGCTTAGCTCGACTTGTGACCCGGACACTACAGATTGAGCTAATTCCGTGGCCAAATTTAGCGATTCTCTTGTTAGAAATGGTACCGTCCGCTCCATCTAGTTTCCACGGAAACATGGATGCACGCATACAGTAGATTGATGCAGTAGCTGCCTCCACAGAGTCAAAACTGTTTTTCCCTGGGAGGGGAGGAACCACAGGATCCATCTGCCTCCTTGATTGGGACATACCTCGGAGAAATATCTTATGTTTCGCTTGATTAGACAATTGACTTACCTTTCCTGAGTCCCGACGACAACTACGAGGAGGACTCCCCAAATAGATGAATCGAGGTTATTGCTTGAGAGTGTGCCACCGCCTTAATATGATTTTAGAATGTTCAACCAGCGTCCAGGATCACACGAGTTTCACACCTTAGCTTACTGCACATGCTACACAAATTGGCTTCTTGTTCGAGTGATGGAGGTGATGTTGATTCCACACGGTCTGAGTGGTCAAACCTCTTCTGCTAGTGGGTGGGGCTCCTTCTTAGGGATTTACAGGAAATTCAGCAGACAGGACCAGTAGTCAAACCAACGAGGTTGGTCAAGCGTCTTCAACCAACTAGAGAATCTTAGGGCCTGCTTAACATTGGTCTTAGTCCTGCACTCCTGCATCCACTGAAGGATCAATGCCCATCCAGTGGCACTGTTCTCTTAAACCAACTAGAAAACATTCGAGGTTGCCTAATTGTTAGGTCGGTCAGTGGACGTGCTGAAGGGATGGGTAAGATCTGTGATCTTGTCCTGTTGTTTGTTAGTCATACTGGAGCACCTTCCTTCCTCCATGGCTTGTCTTTGGGTACCATTGGAAGCCTATGATCATGATTAGATGAGATCATTGCCATCTAGACTGGGGCCTAGAAGGGCCACTCTTGTCCTGTCCTTTGCTCTCTCTTTCTAGATGATGGCACAGGCTGGAATTTATTGACAGCATTCTTTGACAGACCCATGATTGATGAGTCTTTCTTtgcttgacttgctcgagcgtgACTTCTGTGGCTGTCCTTAAAGCTTGAGGAAGGATAGATCCATTTAGATTTGTAGCAACTAGGGAGATGATGGGGACATTTGAGAGGGAATAGTTTGGTTTATGCAGAATTCGAGAAAGCTCCTTGTTAAATTGGTATTATGTGCATAGAGGAAGGGCAAACATATTATGCTCTTGTATATATTTATTCATTGATCTGTGAGAGCCTGAGAGATCATTGATGCTGATGTTGAGAATTTACCTTACACTTTTAATGGAAAAATTGTTCTGGTATTAAGGGACTCCAGCTTAATTTTAGTATCATTTTGCTACTTAATCTTTCACCTTACGGTGGAcagaaaaaatattttatttagtaATTCCACCCAAATATATATCTTGATGCATCATTTACTAGCCCTGTTATTACTTTATGTTCATAGTTCACTATTAAATAACTTTATCATCATGACGAACTGGCACATAATGTTCAGTTTATATATCGGATCCACCTATATGAATGCATATATGTGAACTGTGGAGTATTATATTAGTCTTACTGATTATGATGTCAGACATATCTGTACTTTGTCTCTGCTCTTGAATCTGCCTAGCATGAAAGTCCTTGGGATATAAATACATTTTTATTTTGTACTACTGGATTTTGCAACATTCAACTGATGCCTgtgtgttttccttatttactctgATATATATGCTTAGAGCTGCACTGATAAAGTAAAATGTTCTAGTCTGATTGTTTGTCTTGTCATCTACCATGGAATAAACATTTCATAGTTTCCTTTCTTTTGTTATGTACAGGTCATGAACAACTAATCAACGTTCATTTATTATGGATTTGCACCAGTTATTTAAGTACAGATTGACTGGTGCTAACGTCTTGTACCGAATTCCTACAGAGAACAACTTAGCAAACTCTTCCTGGCCAACTACTCCACTGAAGTTAGAGTTCAGCAACTCCCCATACACCCCTCTTTCTACCCAGCTTGAGTGTGACAATTTGTCTACTCTTAGCAACACCCCAGATAACCAGAGCTCTTCTGAAACTATTTCAGCCCAACCAATCTCCCCGCTTGAAGCAGACAGCTCGTACATAAAGGCAGGTAGCCATCTCCGTGAGAACATCCAAGTGAAACCTGATCAGTTGTATGCAACATCAAGACATAATATGCAACAGACTTTACGTGATATTGAGACCGTTCTGATGGCACCTGATGCTGATGATGCAACAACGAGCACAAAGCATGATTTTGAGGAAACCAAGCCTACTCAGCTCATGAGGCAGCGGTCGAGGACATGGAGCCATGAGTCACGACAGCCTTTGACAGGAACTGTTCGGCCACAATTTGCATCTGGTGGATACCCCGCGGCAAGCTATGAAATTCGTCCAGAGAAACGGCAAAGGGAGCTAAGGGAGGATCCACAACTCATTGTGAAGCATCTATTAACCAGGTGTGCGGAGGCATTAAGTGAGGACAGGACAGAAGAGTTCCAAAAGCTTGTTCAGGATGCTCGTGGGCTTGTTTCAATTAACGGGGAACCAATCCAGCGTCTAGgtgcttacctactcgagggtttgGTTGCTAGACATGGAAACTCTGGTACAAACATCTACCGTGCTCTGAAATGCCGGGAGCCGGAGAGCACGGAGCTTCTCTCCTACATGAAGATTTTATACAATATCTGTCCTTACTTCAAGTTTGGGTACATGGCTGCTAATGGGGCGATTGCGGAAGCATTGAGAAGTGAGGACAAGATCCACATAATCGATTTTCAGATTGCTCAGGGGACTCAATGGATCACACTGATACAAGCACTAGCTGCCAGGCCTGGGGGTCCACCTCATGTGCGGATCACCGGAATAGATGACCCGGTTTCAGAGTATGCCCGAGGTGAAGGTCTGGATATTGTTGGGAACATGCTGAAAAGCATGTCTAAAGAATTCAAAATACCTCTGGAGTTTACACCTCTACCTGTCTATGCTACTGAAGTCACAAAAGAGATGCTTGAGATTAGACCAGGTGAAGCACTTGCTGTCAACTTCACCCTCCAGCTTCATCACACCCCAGATGAGAGCGTGGACGTCAACAATCCCCGGGATGGGTTGCTCCGGATGGTGAAAGGGCTGTCCCCGAAGGTGACTACGTTGGTGGAGCAGGAATCGCACACAAACACGACACCTTTCTTGACGAGGTTTGTGGAGACCATGGATTACTACTCTGCCATGTTCGAGTCTATCGATGCCAACTTGCCTCGAGACAACAAAGAGAGGATAAGTGTGGAGCAGCACTGCCTGGCCAAGGATATTGTGAACATCATCGCCTGTGAGGGGAAGGACAGAGTGGAGAGGCACGAGCTCCTTGGCAAGTGGAAATTAAGGCTGAGCATGGCTGGCTTCAAGCCTTACCCACTGAGTTCTTACGTGAACTCTGTGATAAAGAAGCTTCTAGCGTGCTACTCGGACAATTACACGCTGGACGAGAAGGATGGGGCGATGCTCCTGGGCTGGAAGAACAGGAAGTTGATATCTGCCTCTGCATGGCACTGACAAATGTATGTTCActggaagaagaaaagaaaaacagaggttATACACCGAAGTCCCTGGTCTGCTTTTCAAACTCCCTTCGATGTACATGTACATGATGATGTACCTTCCGTGTTTTGCGTAAATGTAGACCAGGAATTAAACATTGACATTAGATTGTAGGGGTTGTACGATAATTACAGTTTTTTGCTCTTCC includes these proteins:
- the LOC124669844 gene encoding chitin-inducible gibberellin-responsive protein 1 isoform X1, with protein sequence MDLHQLFKYRLTGANVLYRIPTENNLANSSWPTTPLKLEFSNSPYTPLSTQLECDNLSTLSNTPDNQSSSETISAQPISPLEADSSYIKAGSHLRENIQVKPDQLYATSRHNMQQTLRDIETVLMAPDADDATTSTKHDFEETKPTQLMRQRSRTWSHESRQPLTGTVRPQFASGGYPAASYEIRPEKRQRELREDPQLIVKHLLTRCAEALSEDRTEEFQKLVQDARGLVSINGEPIQRLGAYLLEGLVARHGNSGTNIYRALKCREPESTELLSYMKILYNICPYFKFGYMAANGAIAEALRSEDKIHIIDFQIAQGTQWITLIQALAARPGGPPHVRITGIDDPVSEYARGEGLDIVGNMLKSMSKEFKIPLEFTPLPVYATEVTKEMLEIRPGEALAVNFTLQLHHTPDESVDVNNPRDGLLRMVKGLSPKVTTLVEQESHTNTTPFLTRFVETMDYYSAMFESIDANLPRDNKERISVEQHCLAKDIVNIIACEGKDRVERHELLGKWKLRLSMAGFKPYPLSSYVNSVIKKLLACYSDNYTLDEKDGAMLLGWKNRKLISASAWH
- the LOC124669844 gene encoding chitin-inducible gibberellin-responsive protein 1 isoform X2 translates to MQQTLRDIETVLMAPDADDATTSTKHDFEETKPTQLMRQRSRTWSHESRQPLTGTVRPQFASGGYPAASYEIRPEKRQRELREDPQLIVKHLLTRCAEALSEDRTEEFQKLVQDARGLVSINGEPIQRLGAYLLEGLVARHGNSGTNIYRALKCREPESTELLSYMKILYNICPYFKFGYMAANGAIAEALRSEDKIHIIDFQIAQGTQWITLIQALAARPGGPPHVRITGIDDPVSEYARGEGLDIVGNMLKSMSKEFKIPLEFTPLPVYATEVTKEMLEIRPGEALAVNFTLQLHHTPDESVDVNNPRDGLLRMVKGLSPKVTTLVEQESHTNTTPFLTRFVETMDYYSAMFESIDANLPRDNKERISVEQHCLAKDIVNIIACEGKDRVERHELLGKWKLRLSMAGFKPYPLSSYVNSVIKKLLACYSDNYTLDEKDGAMLLGWKNRKLISASAWH